The sequence below is a genomic window from Aureispira sp. CCB-E.
TAGTATTTTTTCTTTTCTGTTCCTGCCTAATTCAGGCACAACCCATTGTTAATTTAGGACCAGACACAACGGTTTGTGGCAATAGCTTGATGTTAGATGCTGGAAATACAGGTGCTACATTTTTGTGGAACACAGGAGCAACCACGCAAAATTTAATGGCTACTGCCTCTGGAACGTATTGGGTAGATGTAACAGATGTGTCGGGAACTACTCGTGATAGTATTGAGGTGATTTTGGTTGCACCACCTAATTTTATAACGCAGCCTAATGATACAACTTTGTGTGGTGGTCTAATTAACTTAGCAGCAAGTGCAGATGCAGGTAGTATTAGCTGGATTGGAAGTCTAGGAAGTATTATTAGTCTAGGGGATAATCTTATATATGAACTCCTAGATACAACGACACTTTATTACCAAGCGGTATATATAGATACAGTAGGTCGAACCTTTGCTCAAGGGGGAAGTAGTTATCCTAGTGTTAGTCGAGCAATTATTTTTAATGTCAATGAATCAATTCGTCTAAATAGTGTAATGATAGACATTAATAATGGACCTTTCACAGCAGATATAGAGTTAGAGGATAATACAGGGACTGTAATAAGCAGCAAAAGTATTAGTTACAATACAGCAGGAAGGTATGAGGTGTTTTTAGGTTTTGATATTCCAATCGGTACAAATTACAGATTGTATATGCGAAATATAAGTGGAGGAGGGGTACATTCATTATTTCCATATAATAATTGGGCATCTGATCATAATTATGGCTTTATAGAATTGACCAACTCTACAGATCCAACGGTCTATCCTATTTTTTGGGAATGGAAAGTTACTAAGCTGGACGGTTGTAACTCTTTGGTAGATTCTGTTATTTTAAATATGCTACCGACTCCAATCGTAAATCTTGGAGAGGATACGACTTTATGTGGTGGAAATATCACTATAGATGCAACTAATATAGGTACAGGGTTTACTTATTTATGGAATACAGGTAATATGACTTCTTCTCTTACGACTGACTCTACGGGAGTGTATGCTGTTACAATATCTTCAGGAGGAAGTTGTCTAGTATCAGATAGTATTGGTATTGTTATAAATACAAAACCTATTGTGCAAAGTATAGCAGATACGAGTATTTGTAAAGGTGTTCGCACTATAGCTACTACTACGAATGTTGGTCTAGTGACTTGGACAGATTTATTAGGTAGAATAGTTGGGATAGGAGATACATTGTCTTATGAAGTAATGGATACAACGACACTTTATTACCAAGCGGTATATATAGATACAATAGGTCGAACCTTTGCTCAAGGGGGAAGTAGTTATCCTAGTGTTAGTCGAGCAATTATTTTTAATGTCAATGAATTAATTCGTCTAAATAGTGTAATGATAGACATTAATAATGGACCTTTCACAGCAGATATAGAGTTAGAGGATAATACAGGGACTGTAATAAGCAGCAAAAGTATTAGTTATAATACAGCAGGAAGGTATGAGGTGTTTTTAGGTTTTGATATTCCAATCGGTACAAATTACAGATTGTATATGCGAAATATAAGTGGAGGAGGGGTATATTCATTATTTCCATATAATAATTGGGCATCTGATCATAATTATGGCTTTATAGAATTGACCAACTCTACAGATCCAACGGTCTATCCTATTTTTTGGGAATGGAAAGTTACTAAACTGGACGGTTGTAATTCTAATATAGATACTTTCACTCTAAATGCTTTACCTACTCCTGTAGTCAATTTAGGATCTGATACAACATTGTGTGAAGACACATTGACGCTAGATGCTACTAATGTTGGAGGAGGTTATACATATCAATGGAATACGTCAGCTATTACACCAAATATTCAGGCATCTACTACTGGAATTTATAAAGTTACAGTTAGTGTAGGTGGTAATTGTTCTGTAGAAGATAGTATATCACTGCTTGTGAACTCTCAACCAACGATTTTGCAAGGACCAACTAACATGATGTCTTTATGTAGAAAAATATATAGTTTGGTTGCTAACTCAAATGTAGGAGAGATTCGTTGGATAGATAAATTAGGAAATACAATCGCTTTGGAAGATACATTAACTTATGAATTACTAGATACGACGACACTTTATTACCAAGCGGTATATGTAGATACAATAGGTCGAACCTTTGCTCAAGGGGGGAGTAGTTATCCTAGTGTTAGTCGAGCAATTATTTTTAATGTCAATGAATCAATTCGCCTGAATAGTGTAATGATAGACATTAATAATGGACCTTTCACAGCAGATATAGAGTTAGAGGATAATACAGGGACTGTAATAAGCAGCAAAAGTATTAGTTACAATACAGCAGGAAGGTATGAAGTATTTTTAGATTTTGATATTCCAATTGGTACAAATTACAGATTGTATATGCGAAATATAAGTGGAGGGGGGGTATATTCATTATTTCCATATAATAATTGGGCATCTGATCATAATTATGGCTTTATAGAATTGACCAATTCCACAGATCCAACGGTCTATCCTATTTTTTGGGAATGGAAAATTACTAAACTGGACGGTTGTAACTCTTTGGTAGATTCTGTTGTTTTAAATATGTTACCGACTCCAACTATAGAATTAGGTCCAGATACAATTTTATGTGGTGGTGGTATTACATTAGACGCGACCAATGCAGGTGCAGGATACCAATATATTTGGAATACAGCAGATACAACACCTACAATCCAAGCTATAACGTCCAACTTGTATCAAGTAACAGTTAGTTTTGGAGGAAGTTGCTCAATTGTAGATAGTTTGAATGTCGTAATAAATGAACGCCCAACCTTCTTGCAATCTCCAAATGACACAACATTATGTGGCGGATTATATACATTAAATACAACAACTAATGTAGGTGTAACAAAATGGACTGCAGTAACAGGGGAAACATTAGGGTATGGAAATACTTTAAGCTATAATTTACAAGATACTACAACTTTGTTTTATCAAGCTAGTTACTTTGATACAATAGGGCGAACTTTTACACAGGGGGGAAGTAGTTACCCTACTGTTAGTGGGCGAGGGATTATTTTTGATGTATTAGAACCTATTGACTTGAATAGTGTTCATATAAATATTGACAATGGACCATTTTCAGCAACAATAGAATTGGAAGATGCTACAGGAACACTCATTGCCGCTAAAAATATTTCTTATTTGTCAGCAGGTGTTTATGAGGTGTTTTTAGATTTTAATATACCAGTAGGAGTAGATTATACATTGTATTTAAGAAATGTCTCAGGTGGTGGAGTGTTAACTTTATTTCCATATAGTGATTGGGCAAATGATCATGATTATGGTTTTGTTAAATTAAAAAATGCTACAGACCCAACCGTCTATCCTGCTTTTTGGGAGTGGAAAGTAACCTTGATGAATGAAGTTTGTGCCTCGGAAGTTGATTCTGTATTACTAAATATGTTGCCTACCCCATTGATTAATCTACAAGAAGATACAGTGGTTTGTAATGATTCTATTGTATTGGATGTCTTTTTTCCAAATGCTACTTATAATTGGAGTTTGGGAGGGATAAATACAAGCTCTATTTTAGTTACACAGGAAGGAATATATAGTGTAACTTCCACCATAGGCACCTGTTCTAATAAGGATACTATTAATGTATTTCTTGCACCAGAACCAACTGTTAACCTTATTTCCTCTGATACATCAACTTGTGTTGGTGAAATACCTAGATTGGCAACAGGAGCAGATTTCGTAAAATGGTATACAGAACCTGTAGGAGGAAATTATTTAGGAAATGGAAGCTTATTTATGTATGATGCACAAGTTTCAGATACAATATGGTGTACAGGACAAAACTTTGCTAACAAAGTATACACAGAGGGATTGGTTGATACATTTGTGTCGAACCAAACAGCATACTTCTTTCCGAATCAAATTCGAGGGTTGGTGTTTGATGTTCAAGAAGACCTTTTACTTAAAGAGGTGACAATGTACATTAATCAAACTTCCTTTATTGGAACTATTGAGTTGTGGGATGCCAATAATGTAGTTCTTTATACTCAACCTATTGTATTGACCGATTTAGGCAAGAATATAATTTCACTTGGTTTTACAATTCCAGTAGGAGTCGATTACAAATTGATGTTAACAGATTATAACACGATTCCTATTTTATCAGAATTTCCATACACAGGCTTTCCTATCAATGGAGATTTTTTAACCATAAAATCAGGTATTCCATTCTCTTCTGTCTATCAATATTTTTACAACTGGAATGTTCAAGGACTTAGTTGCCCAACAGATCGTATACCAAGTGTTGTAGAAGTATTGCCAACACCGAATATTGATTTTCCAACAGATAGTATTATTTGTGGTGATACGTTAGTTTTAGATGCAAGTTCTTTAGGATTACAATCGTATCAATGGAGTACAGGAGAAACAACCTCCTCGATTATTTTGGATAGCACCACTACAATTACTTTAGAAGGCTCAATTGGCATTTGTACTGATGAAGATAGTATGAATGTATTTATTGTCGAGCCACCGAGTTTGATTATTCCTCCGAATGATACCACTGTTTGTCAAGGGAATATGACCTTCTATGCTACTGGTAATGCAGCCTATTATGCTTGGTACAACTCAGAAACAAGTGCTACTCCATTTGCTTTGGGCGATTCTGTAGTTGTTAATCTGCAAGACACGACTACTTTATGGGTAGAAGGGATTGGATTTATTCCAAAATCAGAACCTTTAGGAGAACAATACAACCCTAATTCGAACCTTAATGTATGGGGAACACCTCAATTAAGTGTTTATCCTACTAGAGGAATGACCTTTACAGTTAATTCCCCTATATTATTGAATTCTGTTGCTATTTATGTTGATACGGTAACTACAGCAACATTGACAATTTACAAAACAGGATTCCCATATTATACTCAACAACTCAGCTTGACGAATGCAGGAGAGAATGTGGTTCAAATAGATACCTTGCTAGAAAATGGAAGTTATTCTATAGAATTAAGCAACAAATCGGCAGGAAGGATTTTATTCCTTTCTCCTTACACCAATTTAGCGCAACTCAATGCAAACGCTTCGGAAATTACCTTCACTGGTTCTGTTCCCTTGGCTTCTCAATATGTATATTTCTTTAATTGGAAAATTTCGACGCCATCTTGTGCAACGAATCGTTTACCGATTAATATAACTGTTCCTCCATCTCCTTCCATTACACTGACAGCAGATACGGCAACATGTACATTGGGAAGTATTACTTTAGATCCTATACAGAACAATAACCCAGCCTATACTTATGCTTGGAGTGGAGGAAGTTCTAGTGATACGTTAGCCGTTAATTCTTCAGGATATTATCGGGTAACGGTAACCAATGATGGTGTCTGTTCGTCGGTAAAAGATATTTACGTACAGTTTTTATCAACTCCGAATGCGTCAGTAGTTAGTGATTTAGATATATGTGCACCACAAGATATAGCACTTTCAGTACCTACTTCAGATGGTATTGTAGTTTGGTATGACTCTAGTGATTTGAACACTGTTTCTTACCTAACAGCACCTTATAATGTTTATGTAGGAGATACAACCGATTTTTGGATAGATGTAGCTCCAAAGGCAACTACTCGAATAGGAAAACAAGCCTATGATAACCCTAACGAGTCAAGTGCGTATTTGAATTTTATTATTGCCAATCGCTTTGATGTTCATGAATATGCAGTTCTAGATTCTGTTGCGATTTATGTAGAAACAGCGCCAGCTGTTGCTAATGTTGTCCTAATGGACTCCTCTGGAAATACAATTAATACGGTTAGTTATACTGTTACAAAAGCTAAAGAAAAAGTATTTCTTCCTTTGAATTTTTTAATTCCACCAGGGGAGAATTACCAACTAAGTTTTTCTAGTATCAATAGCTTATTCCTAGTTGATCGCAGCCCAATCACAGCCCCTTCTTCTAGTGCTAATATTGCTACGTTGACGGGAACAATTTTCAGCGACTATAGTTATTTCTTTGATTGGCACTTTAGTTATGCTTATCCTGATTGCCATTCTGTTGGAGATACATTTACGGTTAATGTTAGTATGCCAGTAGATATACCTGATTCAATTTACACTTGTGATTCTGTGACCATAGATGCCAGCCATCCGAATATAGTTTCTTATAATTGGAGTAATGGTTTAACCTCAGGTGTTACTACATTTAACAATGCTGGAACTTATACGTTGACGATAACAGATGGGGCGCTGTGTACCGTAATAGATACTGTAATAATCACACAACCCATGCCCGTAGGATTGCCTTTAGGAAATGCAGCCTGTGATTTTCAGTTAAGTACCAACTACAGTCTGAACAATGCTTCTTTCTCTTGGAATACAGGAGATACGACGGATGTTATTACAATTCCAAGTACTGGAATATATGCTGTGACTGTAACTACAGGTGAAGGATGTATGTTGGTAGATACAGCCTATATATCGCAGATCATAAGCCCTCCAGCACCTAATTTAGGTAACTTTGTATCTGCTTGTTATACAGATACATTAGATGCAGGATATGGTGGGCAAGGAATGACGTATTTATGGAATACGGGGGAAATATCACAGACAATCATTGTCAATACCGCAGGAATTTATGCTGTTACAGTAACTCATCCACTGGGCTGTGCAGGGACAGATTTTGTATCGGTGACAATAGATACAGCACCTAAAGCAGCCTTTTCTGTTACTAAGAGTGGTCGCACCGTATTGATGAATAATATGTCAACAGGAACCAATCAAGCAGTAGACTATTTCTGGGAAATGGGAGATGGAACAACCTATCAAATTCCAAATCCATTTCATACATATACAGATTCAGGTTGTTATATTATTCGCTTGACAGTGACCGATGCTTGTGGCTCTGATACCGATACTTTGAGAGTTCCAGTTGATGTCCCAGATAGTGTTTGTACTGTTGCCATTAATACAATAGCTTCCTCGCTCAATGGAATTGATTTGGACATTATACCGAATCCAAACTCTGGAACATTTTTATTGCAGTTATCTGAGCCTCTTCAGGAAAAAACAGAAGTGCAACTTTACGATTTGAATGGTCGAATAGTCCATACACAAGAATTGCCATTATCTACTCAGACAAATTGGAAAATTCAAGTGGAAGACTTGCCTACAGGAGTTTATTTCTTACGGTTGTTAAATCCAAAACAGAGTCAAACACATCGTGTGCTTATTCTTCGGGAATAAGTCTTCGTCTAGAAAATAAAAGAATTAAAGCTGTGG
It includes:
- a CDS encoding PKD domain-containing protein, whose product is MKTATWFYLVFFLFCSCLIQAQPIVNLGPDTTVCGNSLMLDAGNTGATFLWNTGATTQNLMATASGTYWVDVTDVSGTTRDSIEVILVAPPNFITQPNDTTLCGGLINLAASADAGSISWIGSLGSIISLGDNLIYELLDTTTLYYQAVYIDTVGRTFAQGGSSYPSVSRAIIFNVNESIRLNSVMIDINNGPFTADIELEDNTGTVISSKSISYNTAGRYEVFLGFDIPIGTNYRLYMRNISGGGVHSLFPYNNWASDHNYGFIELTNSTDPTVYPIFWEWKVTKLDGCNSLVDSVILNMLPTPIVNLGEDTTLCGGNITIDATNIGTGFTYLWNTGNMTSSLTTDSTGVYAVTISSGGSCLVSDSIGIVINTKPIVQSIADTSICKGVRTIATTTNVGLVTWTDLLGRIVGIGDTLSYEVMDTTTLYYQAVYIDTIGRTFAQGGSSYPSVSRAIIFNVNELIRLNSVMIDINNGPFTADIELEDNTGTVISSKSISYNTAGRYEVFLGFDIPIGTNYRLYMRNISGGGVYSLFPYNNWASDHNYGFIELTNSTDPTVYPIFWEWKVTKLDGCNSNIDTFTLNALPTPVVNLGSDTTLCEDTLTLDATNVGGGYTYQWNTSAITPNIQASTTGIYKVTVSVGGNCSVEDSISLLVNSQPTILQGPTNMMSLCRKIYSLVANSNVGEIRWIDKLGNTIALEDTLTYELLDTTTLYYQAVYVDTIGRTFAQGGSSYPSVSRAIIFNVNESIRLNSVMIDINNGPFTADIELEDNTGTVISSKSISYNTAGRYEVFLDFDIPIGTNYRLYMRNISGGGVYSLFPYNNWASDHNYGFIELTNSTDPTVYPIFWEWKITKLDGCNSLVDSVVLNMLPTPTIELGPDTILCGGGITLDATNAGAGYQYIWNTADTTPTIQAITSNLYQVTVSFGGSCSIVDSLNVVINERPTFLQSPNDTTLCGGLYTLNTTTNVGVTKWTAVTGETLGYGNTLSYNLQDTTTLFYQASYFDTIGRTFTQGGSSYPTVSGRGIIFDVLEPIDLNSVHINIDNGPFSATIELEDATGTLIAAKNISYLSAGVYEVFLDFNIPVGVDYTLYLRNVSGGGVLTLFPYSDWANDHDYGFVKLKNATDPTVYPAFWEWKVTLMNEVCASEVDSVLLNMLPTPLINLQEDTVVCNDSIVLDVFFPNATYNWSLGGINTSSILVTQEGIYSVTSTIGTCSNKDTINVFLAPEPTVNLISSDTSTCVGEIPRLATGADFVKWYTEPVGGNYLGNGSLFMYDAQVSDTIWCTGQNFANKVYTEGLVDTFVSNQTAYFFPNQIRGLVFDVQEDLLLKEVTMYINQTSFIGTIELWDANNVVLYTQPIVLTDLGKNIISLGFTIPVGVDYKLMLTDYNTIPILSEFPYTGFPINGDFLTIKSGIPFSSVYQYFYNWNVQGLSCPTDRIPSVVEVLPTPNIDFPTDSIICGDTLVLDASSLGLQSYQWSTGETTSSIILDSTTTITLEGSIGICTDEDSMNVFIVEPPSLIIPPNDTTVCQGNMTFYATGNAAYYAWYNSETSATPFALGDSVVVNLQDTTTLWVEGIGFIPKSEPLGEQYNPNSNLNVWGTPQLSVYPTRGMTFTVNSPILLNSVAIYVDTVTTATLTIYKTGFPYYTQQLSLTNAGENVVQIDTLLENGSYSIELSNKSAGRILFLSPYTNLAQLNANASEITFTGSVPLASQYVYFFNWKISTPSCATNRLPINITVPPSPSITLTADTATCTLGSITLDPIQNNNPAYTYAWSGGSSSDTLAVNSSGYYRVTVTNDGVCSSVKDIYVQFLSTPNASVVSDLDICAPQDIALSVPTSDGIVVWYDSSDLNTVSYLTAPYNVYVGDTTDFWIDVAPKATTRIGKQAYDNPNESSAYLNFIIANRFDVHEYAVLDSVAIYVETAPAVANVVLMDSSGNTINTVSYTVTKAKEKVFLPLNFLIPPGENYQLSFSSINSLFLVDRSPITAPSSSANIATLTGTIFSDYSYFFDWHFSYAYPDCHSVGDTFTVNVSMPVDIPDSIYTCDSVTIDASHPNIVSYNWSNGLTSGVTTFNNAGTYTLTITDGALCTVIDTVIITQPMPVGLPLGNAACDFQLSTNYSLNNASFSWNTGDTTDVITIPSTGIYAVTVTTGEGCMLVDTAYISQIISPPAPNLGNFVSACYTDTLDAGYGGQGMTYLWNTGEISQTIIVNTAGIYAVTVTHPLGCAGTDFVSVTIDTAPKAAFSVTKSGRTVLMNNMSTGTNQAVDYFWEMGDGTTYQIPNPFHTYTDSGCYIIRLTVTDACGSDTDTLRVPVDVPDSVCTVAINTIASSLNGIDLDIIPNPNSGTFLLQLSEPLQEKTEVQLYDLNGRIVHTQELPLSTQTNWKIQVEDLPTGVYFLRLLNPKQSQTHRVLILRE